Proteins encoded by one window of Collimonas fungivorans:
- a CDS encoding ectonucleotide pyrophosphatase/phosphodiesterase, with translation MKNLIPYPALRGLLCILLPAIAAGCAPATLQPPEQDARAPLILVSIDGFKPDYLTRGVTPNLNALAAQGARAEAMRPSFPSITFPNHYTLVTGLRPDRHGIVGNTMGDSEIPGVRFSLGNRQATNDRRWWDEAEPIWVTAEQHGVRSATMFWPGSEAAIHGVRPSEWRSYDSKLPANQRVDTLLGWLDKPVASRPAFLTLYFEDVDHAGHEYGPDAAQTTQAAAHVDEALGRLVAGLQTRDIKANIVIVSDHGMAAMSRQRVIRLDQIAPPGSYRTVTSGTYAGLEAAPGQDGVLAAALLKPQEHMQCWRKEAIPPRFHYGQNPRVPGFICLAEVGWQIASDARSAERTPAGGHGYDNLAVEMQAIFIAAGPAFKPGIVLPPFDNVDVYPLMMNLIGLQPLPSDGEMTLAPALN, from the coding sequence GTGAAAAACTTGATTCCCTATCCGGCTCTACGCGGCCTGCTTTGCATATTGCTTCCAGCGATCGCTGCCGGATGCGCGCCAGCTACGCTGCAACCGCCGGAACAAGATGCAAGAGCGCCGCTGATCCTGGTATCGATTGACGGTTTCAAGCCCGATTACCTGACCCGTGGGGTCACGCCGAACCTCAACGCCCTTGCGGCGCAAGGCGCCAGGGCCGAGGCCATGCGGCCATCGTTTCCTTCGATAACCTTTCCCAACCACTACACGCTGGTGACCGGACTGAGGCCTGATCGCCACGGCATTGTCGGCAACACGATGGGGGACAGCGAGATTCCTGGAGTCCGTTTCAGCCTGGGCAACCGGCAAGCCACCAATGACCGCCGCTGGTGGGACGAGGCAGAACCGATCTGGGTCACCGCCGAGCAGCACGGTGTGCGTAGCGCGACCATGTTCTGGCCTGGATCCGAGGCCGCCATCCATGGCGTTCGTCCGAGCGAATGGCGCAGCTACGACAGCAAGCTGCCGGCGAACCAGCGAGTCGACACCTTGCTAGGCTGGCTGGACAAGCCGGTCGCATCTCGGCCTGCTTTCCTTACGCTGTATTTCGAGGATGTCGACCATGCCGGCCATGAATACGGCCCGGATGCGGCGCAGACCACCCAGGCAGCTGCGCATGTCGATGAGGCGCTAGGCCGGCTGGTCGCAGGCCTGCAGACGCGTGACATCAAAGCCAACATCGTGATCGTGTCCGACCACGGCATGGCGGCAATGAGCAGGCAACGGGTCATACGCCTGGACCAGATAGCGCCGCCCGGCAGCTATCGGACAGTAACCAGCGGCACCTATGCCGGGCTTGAAGCAGCGCCGGGACAGGACGGCGTGCTGGCCGCCGCACTGCTGAAACCGCAGGAGCACATGCAGTGCTGGAGAAAGGAAGCCATCCCGCCCCGCTTTCACTATGGGCAGAATCCGCGAGTCCCGGGCTTTATTTGCCTGGCTGAAGTTGGTTGGCAGATTGCGTCCGACGCACGCAGCGCCGAGCGCACGCCGGCTGGCGGCCACGGCTATGACAACCTGGCTGTCGAAATGCAGGCGATTTTCATCGCAGCGGGGCCGGCGTTCAAACCAGGCATCGTTTTGCCGCCGTTCGACAATGTCGACGTCTATCCACTTATGATGAACTTGATCGGCTTGCAGCCATTGCCATCGGACGGTGAAATGACGCTGGCGCCCGCCTTGAACTGA